In Amycolatopsis sp. FBCC-B4732, the genomic stretch CCGTCGGCGAGTGCGGCCAGCGCCTCCTGGTAGGCCGCGCTCGCCCGTGCCGCGACCGCCTGCTCGAAGCTGTCGAACTCGATCAGGATGGTGCGCTCCGCGACGCCGGCCTCGTGGGCGACGACCCGGCCGTCGCGGGCGAGCACCCGGCCGCCCGCGGCCTTGACCGCCGGACCGGCCAGCTCGTTGTAGGCGGCCAGTTTCTCGCGGTCCGAAATGGACCGGTAAACGCTGACCCAGTAGCCCTTGGGCATGGAACCTCCAGTGTTGTGTCCGACTTACGGGGTGGTCTCGGGCGAGCGTCGCCGGGCGAGGGCGAGGCTCGTCAGCGTAGTGATCGCCATGGCGCCGATGCCGACCAGCGCCGCGGTCGTGTAGGCGCTGTCGTCGGGGAAGACGTGGCCGGGGCCGGTGCCCGCGGCGAGGATCAGGCCGCCGATGGCGCTGCCCAGCGAGTACCCGACGCTGCGGACGACGTAGTTGAAGCTCATCGCGCTCGACGTCTCGCTCGTGGGGGTGGCGGCCAGGATGACGCCGGGCATGGCGGCCGAGAAGCTGCCGACGCCGAAGCCCAGCACGCCCATGGCCGTGAGCAGTTCGGCCAGGCCGGACCGCGCGGTGGCGAACAGGACGAACCCGCCGCCGACGATGGCGGCGCTGCCGGCCAGGAGCAGGGGGCCGTCGATCCGCGCCCGGACCCGCGGCGTGAGCTTGCCGGCGACGAACCCCAGCACGGAGAACGGGATGAGGACCAGCCCCGCCACGAAGGTGTCCAGCCCGAAGCCGTAGCCGGCGCTGCGCGGCGTCTGCGCGTAGCGGGTGATGAGCGTGAGCAGCAGGTACATGCCGCTCCCGCCGGCGAACATGGCGATGTTCGCCCCGGCGACCGCCGGGTGCCGGACCGCCCGGACGTCGACCAGCGGCGTCCGGGCGCGTAGTTCCAGAACGGCCCAGACGCAGAGCAGGAGCACGGCGGCGACGGCTAGGGTCACCGCCACGGCGAGGTGCCGGCTCCACAGACTCCGCTCGCCGGCCAGGAACAGGACGAGGAGCAGGCCACCCGCCAGGACGAGCGCACTGGGCACGTTCACGTGCGCGGAGCGGCCTTCGGGAGCCGCGGGCACGGAGCGCCACGCGGTCACGAAGGCGATGGCGGTGACGAGCAGGCCGAGGCCGTACGCGGCCCGCAGCCCGCCGAACTCGGCGAGCAGCGCCGCCAGCGGGTAGCCGACGCCGGCCCCGATGATGGAAACTACGGAGATCAGGGCGATCGTGGCCGCGCTGCGCTCCTCGGGGAGGTGGTCGCGGGCCACGCCCATCATCAGCGCGGTGAGACCGAGTCCGGCGCCTTGGGCCGCTCTGCCCGCGAGCAGCCAGGCGAACGGCAGCGGCAGCACGGTGAGCGCGCTGCCGACGACGACGATCGCCAGCGTGGCGAGGATCGTGGCCCGCCGGTGCGGGCCGGCTCCGAGCCGGCCGAGGACGGGTGTGGCGACGGCGCCGCTGAGCAGGGCGATGGTCAGCGTCCACTGCGCGCTGTCGAGGGAGACGGCGAAGGTGGTCGCCACGCTGGTGATGAGCGGCGTCCCGAGGCTGGCGACCGCCGCCACGACCAGGGCGACGAACAGCAGCGCGGGGACCAGCAGCCGGGCCTCGGAACGCATCGGGGCAGCGCTCGTGGGCCGGTCGTGCGGGCGGGCCGGGGTCACCGGTCCGGCTCCGCCCGGGCGTGGTTTTCGAGCTCCGCCAGGTGAAGCAGCGCCGGAAGGGCCGCGGTCAAGGCTTCGACCTCGTCGGCGGTGAGTTCGTCGATCAACCGCGCGTACGCGTCGACGCCCGCCTGGTGCCGCGTCCGGACGTACGACGTGCCGGCCTCGGTCAGGCACACCAGCGTGACCCGCTTGTCGGACGGATCACCCTTCCGTTCGACCAGGCCGGATTTCTCCATCACCCGGACCAGGACGGTCATCGCCGGCTGGGTGACGCCCTCGGCCGCCGCCAGCTCGGTGATCCGTCGCGGGCCGGTCTTGGCCAGGGTGGCCAGGGTGGCGGCGGACGTCAGGCTCAGGTCGCGGGGGAGGCGTCTCACGGCCCTGGTGGCCAGACCGTAGAGGGCTGACCCGATGGCATCGGAAGCGCGGCGCGCGGCGTTTCGGCGACTCACGCCTTAAGCATAGCAGCTTTATATAAGTCCTTTATGCATCTCTCTGCTCCCCGCCTCTCAGGCGGCCGCGGTCGTCGCGGTGAAGGTCGCCGCCGGGCCGGTGCCCGTCGCCGTCACCGCGGCCACCGTGAACGTGTACGCCGTGGCCGGCTTCAGGTCGTCGACCACCCGGGTCATGCCCTTGACCGTCGGCTGGGTCACCAGTGCGTCCCGGCCGGTGACCGAGGTGGTGCGGCCGTCGGACACGGTGATCAGGTAGCCCAGCACCGGCGTGTCGCCCGCGGCCGACGGCGGGTTCCAGCGGATCGAGGCCGCGGTGGCGCTCGGCAGGGCCTTGGCGCCCGTCGGGACGCCCGGCAGCGCCCCGCCCTTCGCGCCCGGGGTCACCGGAGCCGCGGGCAGCGACGGCTCGCTCGTGCCGTAGGCGTTGCGCGCCGCGACCGTCACCGTGTACGCCGTCCCGTCCGTCAGGCCCGGGACTTCCGCGTACGCGCGCTCCGCGAAGTCGGCCGCGGAGATCGTCGCCGACTTCGTCTCGCCGCCACCGGTCGCGGTCACGACGTAGCCGGTGACCGGCGCGTTGTTGAACGCGAACGTCGGGTTCCACGTCGCGTACAGCTTGCCCGGGACCGCGAAAGTGCCGACCCGCGACGGCGCTTCGGCCGGTGCGGAGCCACCGGCCCGGCGCGTCAGGAGGCCGCGGTAGGCCGGTTCGAGGCCCGCGTTCGCGACGACCGCCGCCGGGGCCGCGGCCGGGTCCGCCAGGAGCTGGTTGCCGCGCAGGACCACGCCCTTGTCGTCCTTGTCGCGGTCGCCCTGTTCCCAGTAGTTGCCCTCGATCAGCGTCGGGTCGTTGTTGCGGAGGTCGTCCCGGTAGTCGACGTGCGTCGAGCCGACGTTCGCGTACGCCGTCCGGTAGAGGACGTTGCCGCGGATCGTCTCGTAGGTGTTCCCGTTGTCGGTGTAGACGCCCTTGCCGAGCCCCCACTGGTCGTGGATGACGTTGCCGGTGACCTGCTCGCCGTCGGCCAGGGAACTGCCGGTGATGCCCTGGGTGTAGATGCCGCCGCCGTCGTCGAGCATGAGCATGTAGTCGAAGATCAGGTTGTCCGAGACGGTGTTGCCGTGCGACAGGTTCGGCGTCGCCGGGCGCTGGATCTTGTCGGGCCAGCCGCCCCAGCCGAGGGAGACCGCCGAGTAGCCGACGTGGTCGATCTGGTTGTGGGCGATGGTGTTCCGCACGGTGTAGCCGTCGACGATCGGCACCCCGCCGTGGAATTCGCGCGGCAGCCCGTAGAGGTGGTTGTCGGTGACCCGGACGTCCCGGACCACGTCGGCGTCGGTGTCGGTCACCGGCTTGTCGACGCCGCCGACCTGCACACCGTTGCCGGAGATGTCGGTGAAGACGTCGCCGCGGACCTCGGACTCCTTCGTGCCGTCGATCAGGTCGAGCCCGGCGCCGCCGAGGTGGGCGAAGACGCTGTCACTGAACTCGACGTGACGGCCTTGAGAAACCGAAACGTTCGCGGGTTCGCGGGTCCACGACGCGTACGGGCAGGTGCCGCCGGGCACGAACTGGCAGAGGCCTTCGGTGGCCCAGCCGTTCGCGCCGGTGATCGTGTAGCCGGCCTGGATCTCGGAGAACCCTTCCGGTGACGACGGCGTCAGCCACGTCGCGTACGAGAACCGCAGCCCGCGGAAGGCGACGTCGTGGATCCCCCGCGCGTCGACGAGCTTCTCCAGCACCGGCACCTCGACGTCGGCGCGGCGCAGGTCCTGCCCCGGCTTCGGCAGGTAGTAGACGACGTGCGCGGACCGGTCGAGGTACCACTCGCCGGGGGTGTCCAGCAGCTCGAAGGCGTTCTCGGCGTAGGTCGGGTGGCGGCCGTTGGTGAGGTCCGCCGGGCCGACCATGTTGACGCTGCGGCCGGGGATGTCGGGAAACAGCACGCGTTTCGTCGAGTTGTCCCAGCACGGCTGGGCCATGGTGATCGTCGTGCCGTCGGCCGTGGCGAGCGGGCAGCGCGGCTCGGTCCACTGGCCCAGCCCGTCGCGCGGGACGTTCCAGAGCGCCTCCCCGGCCGTGTAGACGAACTCGATGTCCTTCGGGTTGCGCCAGTGCGCCAGGGTGTCGGCGCTCGCGGTGTACCCGGTGGCGGTGGCCTGGACGGTCACCGGCAGCGGGCCGCGGGCGCGCTGCTCGCGGACGCCGTCGACGTAGAGCTGCCGCGTGCTGTCCAGCCCGGCGGGCGCGGGCGCGGCGAACAGCCCCGGCCGGCCCGGCACCGGCCGCCAGCCGCCGACGCGCACGCCGCCGTTCAGCTCGGTGTCGCCGCTGCCCTGCCAGATGACGCGGTGCCCGTTGCCGCCGGAGTCCCGGACGTCCAGCCGCAGCGGCTGGTCCAGCCGGAACACACCGGGCGCGAGGTGCACCGTGAGGTCCCGGGTGAGGTGCGGCGCCCGCTGCCGCACGAGGTCCCGCGCCTCGCCGAGGGTGCGCACGGGCCGGTGGGCGGTGCCCGGAGCGTGGTCGGAGCCGCCGGGCGAGACGTAGACATCGCGGCTCGCGGCGGCCGCGTCCGCGCCGGCCACCGAGCCGGCCGTGGCGAGCAGCGCGCCCGCCCCCAGGAGAACGGTCGCCGCGGCACCCCACTTGGTCAGCATGGGGGAAACATAGGATCTCTCGCGGCGGATGTCGACTGTTTCCCGCTCAACGGGGCAGGTGGATCAGCCATTCATCAGATGGGTGGGGTTGAGCGGTCGCCTCGACGTAACGTTCTGCGATGGGGCACGACTGCCTCCGTGACGCGCCGAGCGGCGGTGCGCTCGGGAGGTGTCGTGTCCGGCCAGCTCTACAACCGTACGGTCGAGCCGAAAATCCTGCGGCAACTGCTGATCCGGCCCGAGGACGGCGACCCGCGCTACGCCCCGGCCGTGCTCTTCGAAGGTGACGCGCGCACCGGGAAGACCCAGCTGCTGCGCACTTTCGCGCGAGGGTGGGCCGGCAAGATCCCGTACTCGTTCCTCGACGTCGCCGCCGTCGAAGACCGGCTGGGTGAAGACGCGCTCCCCGAACTGCTCGCCGCGATCGCCGCGCAGCTGTCCCGGCGGTGCGCGCTCTACGGCTCGTTGCGCTTCGACCGCCTGGTCATCGGCCTGAAGGCCGCCCAGCTCGACCTGGACGACGATCCCGCGGGCGCCCGCCGGCAGGTCGAGACCATGCTGACCGAGCGGCTCGGCCTCTCCACCCTCAAGAAGGTGCTCACCGGCGTCGCCCAGCAGGCGCTGAAACAGGTTCCGAGCCCGGTGGAGGCGCCGGGAGGGCTGGTGCAGGTCGCGGTCGACGCCGTCGTCGACGGTGCTGCCGGGCGGCTGCTGACCCGCAACGCTCTCGGACGCGCCCGAAGCTGGTACGCCCACCGGGATCGCCACGAGGTCGGCGACGCGGTCGGCCAGCTGATCGACCTGAACACCGCCCTGCGCACCCCCGAGCTGGCCGATGCCGCGAGCCAAGCCGGTGAACTGCTGTGCGACGCTCTGCTGGCCGACCTCCGCGACAACTTCCGGACCGCGCGGCACGCCGACGAGTGGGCGGCCGGCTGCCTGGTGCTGCTCGACAACGTCGACTGCGCGCTGGGCACCCGGTTCCTCGGCACGGTGGCGGAGTTGCGAACGCTGGACGCCGCCGCCGGGGTGAGCCTGCCGGCGCCGTGGGTGCTCGCCGGGACCAGCCGTGGCGCGCTCCTGGGCGCCCTTCCGCCGGCGCAGCGCGCCGCGGTGCTCGATCTCGGCGCACTCACCGACCTGAACACCCCGGAGGGAACCGATCCGCCGTGGGCGCGGCGCCGGCTGCCGTTCCTCACGGCCGACGACGTCCGCAAGCTCGTCTCGACCGTCCCCGAAGCGCGGCGGCACCCCAACCTCGGCAGCTGCGTGCACCTCGTCACCGGCGGGCACCCCGGTGCGGCCGTGTTCCTCCTCGACGCCGTCGCCGCGACCGCCCCGGGAGATCCCGAGCACCTGCTCGACGCGGCCCACGGCGCGTCCACGGTGCGCGACGCCTTGACCCACCACCTCACGGCCGGCCTCGACGAGACGGTCGTCGAGGCGCTGATCACCTGCTCGGCCGCCCGTGACCGCCACGACGGCCAGCGGCTCGCCACGCGGCTCCCGGGCACCGCCGGCGCTGACCTGCCCCTCGCGATGTGGGACGACACGGGCACCCACCCGACGACCGTGGTGCGGGCACTGCTGCTGCGCAACCTCGCCGACCGCACCGAAGATCACCTCTGGAGCTGGCGCCGGACCCACGAGTTCCTCGGTGGGGCCGGTCCGGCCGACTCCGCCGCACCGGCGCGACTGCTGCACCACACGTTGGCACTCGGCGAAACCACGGCGGTGCTGGACGAGCTCGCGCGGCGCCTCGGCACGATGCCGCTGCCCGAGTGGCTGACGCTGCTGCTGGCCGTCACCTCCGCGCCGGCCCGCGGTGCGCGGACCGTGGCCACCGGCCCCTGGCCGGGATTCCTGCCCTCGCTGGTGAACAGGCTGTGGACCGCGGCCGATCCGTTGTCGTGCGCGAACCGCCGGACCCTGCACACGCGCATCGCCGGCGGCTTGGCGGAACTCGCGAACCACCTCGACGACACCTGCGACGAACTGACCGACCTGATCGCCGACCACCAGGCGCAGGCTCGGCGGTGGCGACCGGCCCTCACCCGATCCGCGGCCGCGCCGGGCAACCGATTCGAAGGAGTTTCGTGAGCGACGCCGTCTACGACTACCCCGTCCGGCCGGCGACGCGGACCCGCGCGCGCCGCCGCGTGCTGGTGCTGGCCGCCGCTGTCCTGCTCCTGCTCGGCGGCGGGGCCACGTGGATCGTCACCTACGTCAAGGACCGGTCGTCGCAGTGCGACGGAACCCCGGGGCGCACGGGCGAGGGGTACGACCTGACCCGGCAGGACGGCGACGGCCAGTGCACCGGCTGGCTCACCAGCTTGGACTACGCTTTCGGCTCGACCGATCCCGCCGCGGCCGGCGTGATACACAAGATCGTCGCCGAGAACCAGCGTGTCGCCCAGCAGAGCGTGCCCTACGTCCGGGTCGCCGTGATGATGCCGATGACGGCCCAGCCGGACAGCAAGCTCAGCGCGGGCCCGATCGTGCACGCCCTCGAAGGCGCCTACACCGCCCAGACCTACACCAACAGCGAGACCACCCCCTACGGCGAGGCCAAACCGCAGATCCAGCTGGTGCTGGCCAACATCGGCCGCGACCAGAACCAGTGGCCCGAGGTCGTCGAAGGGCTCGGCTCCCTGACCACGGGGGAGCACCCCCTGGTCGCGGTCACCGGGATGGGTGTCAGTGTGCCGCAGACCCGCGACGCGGCGAAGCGGCTGAACTCCGCATGGCACCTGCCCAGCATCGGCAGCGTCCTCACCGCGGACGACATGACCACCCGCGAGGTCGGTGGCGAAGACAAACCCGGTCTGTTCAAGGTTTCGCCGTCCAACCACGCCTACGTCACGGCGCTGCAGAAGGCCCTCGGCCCGGTCGGCAAGGGGTACCTGGTGCGGGACCGCAATCCGGACGACTACGTCGAAACCCTCGGCGACGACTTCGTCGACGTGTTCGGCCCGCTGAAGCTCAACGACCACCTGTCGTGGTTCAACGGCAGCACGGGTTCCAGCACGGGGTCCACCGGGCTCTTCGAGGACGCCGTCAACGCGATCGGCATCGGCGACCCCGACGTCGTGTTCTACGCCGGCCGCGACGCGGATCTCCCGGGGCTGGTCCGCAGTCTCAAGTTCCGCCAGGGCGACGGTGCGTCCCGGCAACTGGTCCTGGCCGTGGGCGTCACGGGTCTGGTCGTCGTGCCCACCGACCAGCCGGGCGCGGACGGGGCGCCGCTGACCACCCGCGACCTGCTCGATGCCCGGGTCACGGTGCTCGCCGCGTCGTCGACCGACCCCGACGGCTGGGCGCAGGGCGTGGCGACCCCGGAGCAGTACCCGGCCTTCCGCACCCGGTTCACCACGGGCAGCGCGGCGTTCCCGAGCGCGGACCTGGCCGACGGCTACGCGATCATGCAGTTCGACGCGGTCGCCGCCGCGATCACCGCGATCCACTCCGTGTACGTCCGAAACTCCGCGCACGTCCAGAAACCGGCGCTGCCGACCGCGGCCGACGTCCGCGACAAGCTCACCAGCTACCGCGACACCCCGATCCGAGGCGCGACCGGCACGTTCTACTGGACCGAGCAGCAGCCGCCCAACGACCTCTGGCCGATCGGCCACCCGGTGCCGGTGCTGAGGTTCCCCGCGTCGGGATCGCGGGGACCCGTTTACACGACGGAGTGCCAACGACTCGACGACCCGCTGAACCGGGCCGCCTACAAGGTGAAACCCTGCGCGACCAACTAGGTTTTCCGGCCGGGACGGCGATCATCGTGCTCGAGCCGGAAGGTGTGGTCGGCGGCGCGCGCGTGACCGTGGTGGCGGTGTCCCGACGGAATCACCGCCGGGACACCACCGCGCCGGCCGCGACGAGGAGCCGCCGGAGCTCGCGCCGGCCGCGGTCGTCGAGCCCGGCCAGGACGCGGTTCTCGGCCTCTGCCACCTCGGGGTCGAGGCGCGCGAGCACGCTCACCCCGTGGCGCGTCACCGTGGCAGGCAACGATCTCCCGGCCGGCACCGTGGCAGGTCGCGCCACCAGGCCGCGATCCTGCAGCGCGAGAACCACTTTGTTCATCGCCTGCGGCGACACCTGCGCCTCGCGGGCCAACTCGGCGTTGGACTTCGGCGACTGCGACAGCATCCGCAGGCAGAGGTACTCGGGCGTCGCCAGCCCCGCCGGCTCGAGCACGGTGGCGGCCACCTCCGCGCGCAAGGCTGCGGTGACCCGATGCAGCAGGTAGCCGAGTGGTTCGTCCCGGGAGCTTTCCATGTCAACTATGTTGACATATATCAACCAGGTTGACACTCTGGGTGCATGACGAGCTCATCCAGCGACGCGTTGTTCGAATCCGCCTACCGTGGTCAGGCTCCTGAGCTGGGCCAGGGCC encodes the following:
- a CDS encoding DUF1330 domain-containing protein, with the translated sequence MPKGYWVSVYRSISDREKLAAYNELAGPAVKAAGGRVLARDGRVVAHEAGVAERTILIEFDSFEQAVAARASAAYQEALAALADGVERDFRIIEGLD
- a CDS encoding MFS transporter — translated: MRSEARLLVPALLFVALVVAAVASLGTPLITSVATTFAVSLDSAQWTLTIALLSGAVATPVLGRLGAGPHRRATILATLAIVVVGSALTVLPLPFAWLLAGRAAQGAGLGLTALMMGVARDHLPEERSAATIALISVVSIIGAGVGYPLAALLAEFGGLRAAYGLGLLVTAIAFVTAWRSVPAAPEGRSAHVNVPSALVLAGGLLLVLFLAGERSLWSRHLAVAVTLAVAAVLLLCVWAVLELRARTPLVDVRAVRHPAVAGANIAMFAGGSGMYLLLTLITRYAQTPRSAGYGFGLDTFVAGLVLIPFSVLGFVAGKLTPRVRARIDGPLLLAGSAAIVGGGFVLFATARSGLAELLTAMGVLGFGVGSFSAAMPGVILAATPTSETSSAMSFNYVVRSVGYSLGSAIGGLILAAGTGPGHVFPDDSAYTTAALVGIGAMAITTLTSLALARRRSPETTP
- a CDS encoding MarR family winged helix-turn-helix transcriptional regulator, which codes for MRRLPRDLSLTSAATLATLAKTGPRRITELAAAEGVTQPAMTVLVRVMEKSGLVERKGDPSDKRVTLVCLTEAGTSYVRTRHQAGVDAYARLIDELTADEVEALTAALPALLHLAELENHARAEPDR
- a CDS encoding fibronectin type III domain-containing protein, with product MLTKWGAAATVLLGAGALLATAGSVAGADAAAASRDVYVSPGGSDHAPGTAHRPVRTLGEARDLVRQRAPHLTRDLTVHLAPGVFRLDQPLRLDVRDSGGNGHRVIWQGSGDTELNGGVRVGGWRPVPGRPGLFAAPAPAGLDSTRQLYVDGVREQRARGPLPVTVQATATGYTASADTLAHWRNPKDIEFVYTAGEALWNVPRDGLGQWTEPRCPLATADGTTITMAQPCWDNSTKRVLFPDIPGRSVNMVGPADLTNGRHPTYAENAFELLDTPGEWYLDRSAHVVYYLPKPGQDLRRADVEVPVLEKLVDARGIHDVAFRGLRFSYATWLTPSSPEGFSEIQAGYTITGANGWATEGLCQFVPGGTCPYASWTREPANVSVSQGRHVEFSDSVFAHLGGAGLDLIDGTKESEVRGDVFTDISGNGVQVGGVDKPVTDTDADVVRDVRVTDNHLYGLPREFHGGVPIVDGYTVRNTIAHNQIDHVGYSAVSLGWGGWPDKIQRPATPNLSHGNTVSDNLIFDYMLMLDDGGGIYTQGITGSSLADGEQVTGNVIHDQWGLGKGVYTDNGNTYETIRGNVLYRTAYANVGSTHVDYRDDLRNNDPTLIEGNYWEQGDRDKDDKGVVLRGNQLLADPAAAPAAVVANAGLEPAYRGLLTRRAGGSAPAEAPSRVGTFAVPGKLYATWNPTFAFNNAPVTGYVVTATGGGETKSATISAADFAERAYAEVPGLTDGTAYTVTVAARNAYGTSEPSLPAAPVTPGAKGGALPGVPTGAKALPSATAASIRWNPPSAAGDTPVLGYLITVSDGRTTSVTGRDALVTQPTVKGMTRVVDDLKPATAYTFTVAAVTATGTGPAATFTATTAAA
- a CDS encoding MarR family winged helix-turn-helix transcriptional regulator — encoded protein: MESSRDEPLGYLLHRVTAALRAEVAATVLEPAGLATPEYLCLRMLSQSPKSNAELAREAQVSPQAMNKVVLALQDRGLVARPATVPAGRSLPATVTRHGVSVLARLDPEVAEAENRVLAGLDDRGRRELRRLLVAAGAVVSRR